The Metamycoplasma gateae genome window below encodes:
- a CDS encoding primosome protein, protein MKKEILESVISFDNKINVEELKKEVLSKDFIIDEIKRLNLNDYQIKKGMGILQRYHDYVIENNSKPSYKLFVDIYGFLAEDYSADSMFQKSRLIDNFWLTSITSLDPNIQSYFDNYSSSSMNDTKVFSQSKSNIKNYINSLIKTKESLGIKETLENAFKSPEFSYNIWLYDNSMSVGNDILKYIAAMNGISFDKSVAFISANDLFNYLSSNAEEKKSIELYLNKVDVLLISNLSLGLKPQWFFDYLINIFATRKLKTLSTVISSSRDITNKKTKLLTSYYYSKDQKNDLEELFRNLIINNFKKIIIN, encoded by the coding sequence ATGAAAAAAGAAATATTAGAAAGTGTTATTTCATTTGATAATAAAATAAATGTTGAAGAATTAAAAAAAGAAGTTTTATCAAAAGATTTTATTATTGATGAAATTAAAAGATTAAACCTAAATGATTATCAAATAAAAAAAGGTATGGGGATATTACAAAGATATCACGATTATGTAATTGAAAATAATTCTAAACCTTCATATAAGCTATTTGTTGATATTTATGGTTTTTTAGCAGAGGATTATTCTGCTGATTCAATGTTTCAAAAGAGTAGACTGATTGATAATTTTTGATTAACATCGATAACAAGTTTAGATCCTAACATTCAAAGTTATTTTGATAATTATTCATCTTCTTCAATGAATGATACTAAAGTTTTTTCTCAGTCAAAAAGTAATATAAAAAATTATATTAATTCATTAATCAAAACAAAAGAATCATTAGGAATTAAAGAAACATTAGAAAATGCTTTTAAATCTCCTGAATTTAGCTACAACATATGATTATACGATAATAGTATGTCAGTCGGCAATGACATTTTAAAATATATCGCAGCTATGAATGGAATTTCTTTTGATAAAAGCGTTGCGTTTATTTCAGCAAACGATTTATTTAATTATTTATCTTCCAATGCTGAAGAAAAAAAATCAATTGAGCTTTATTTAAATAAGGTAGATGTATTATTAATTTCAAATTTATCTTTAGGACTAAAACCACAATGATTCTTTGATTATTTAATAAATATTTTTGCAACACGAAAATTAAAAACACTTTCAACGGTAATTTCTTCTTCAAGAGATATAACAAATAAAAAAACAAAACTACTAACAAGCTACTATTATTCAAAAGATCAAAAAAACGATTTGGAAGAATTATTTAGAAACTTAATAATAAATAATTTTAAAAAGATAATAATTAATTAA
- a CDS encoding DnaD domain protein: MNQVKFFVDNSADINSNDLINLRTFYSPIIGSLGITFYHHLFDLYNINKLKKHDLYETSEFLLLDYFELEETKNKLEGLGLIKTFQDKDGNLLFKLIKPLNANEISNNCLIANILKNKIGEIKFNELIKQHAVYYFDNKNMNDVSKTFFDVFNCDKNMLKSIETFDFTLVNEDELLNTLSSEEYIFNYTKRELSPSQILMLKKIKLLNFDDKAINCFIKYSISVNNSIVCNYILKIADDFAKRNLFEAELIDNELSQVINFKNNTSINFATPKFKEISHNLDDGLSWDD; this comes from the coding sequence ATGAATCAAGTTAAATTTTTTGTTGATAATTCAGCGGATATAAATTCTAATGATTTAATTAATTTAAGAACATTTTATTCTCCTATAATAGGAAGTTTAGGAATTACTTTTTATCATCATTTATTTGATTTATATAATATTAATAAATTAAAAAAACATGATTTATATGAGACAAGTGAATTTTTATTATTAGATTATTTTGAATTAGAAGAAACTAAAAATAAATTAGAAGGTTTAGGTCTTATTAAAACATTTCAAGATAAGGACGGAAATTTATTGTTTAAATTAATAAAACCATTAAACGCTAATGAAATTTCTAATAATTGTTTAATTGCTAATATTTTAAAAAATAAAATTGGTGAAATTAAATTTAATGAATTAATTAAACAACATGCAGTTTATTATTTTGATAATAAAAACATGAATGATGTATCAAAAACATTTTTTGATGTATTTAATTGCGATAAGAATATGCTAAAATCAATTGAAACATTTGATTTTACCTTGGTTAATGAAGATGAATTATTAAATACGTTATCTTCTGAAGAATATATTTTTAATTACACCAAGAGAGAACTGAGCCCATCACAAATACTAATGCTTAAAAAAATTAAGTTATTAAACTTTGATGATAAAGCTATTAATTGCTTTATAAAATATTCTATTTCAGTAAATAATTCAATAGTTTGCAATTATATTTTAAAAATTGCAGATGATTTTGCTAAGAGAAACTTATTTGAGGCTGAATTAATTGATAATGAACTATCTCAAGTTATTAATTTTAAAAATAATACAAGCATAAACTTTGCTACCCCTAAATTTAAAGAAATCTCTCATAATTTAGATGATGGATTATCATGAGATGATTAA
- a CDS encoding type 2 periplasmic-binding domain-containing protein, whose product MKNTTKRKFLLSSLIATPVLPVALGLISVQCQPEQSFEAIKTNGYADQMQKLANKSITMAGAWADARFYEKTNPQDLVVIGATNYISNDGVQARSDLKLGDIKAIQQLLILAVNSAGAEAKSGVEGNLTYKDSNNKLNSIFKIYNHDGYTPVGFESEITYNILGESKKAYATMPTGDSEYISYNETDKTFSTVSADKKLKIQFIPSSDASLVQKATEKLARFFMEKSITNIEISVSSDYNAAASALKSKSIDVAFLPVDTWAKLSGNSSFILQAGRNVQIIDPYMSKENSSAPKFNDEKLLVEAFNNYKTFNNNNLYINKEAASNPQATTEGYNEQLKAHVDSLADGTDLPKVGFYRSYIYVNKNSEIYKIVKKALDEQGSDWQLNWDDVSKHVIYGYTSTTSAASFTYPEQWFKKHFIGFKTFLKS is encoded by the coding sequence ATGAAAAATACAACAAAAAGAAAATTTTTATTATCATCTCTAATTGCAACACCAGTTTTACCAGTTGCATTAGGGCTTATTTCTGTTCAATGTCAACCTGAGCAGTCATTTGAGGCAATTAAAACAAATGGTTATGCTGATCAAATGCAAAAATTAGCAAACAAAAGTATTACTATGGCAGGAGCATGAGCAGATGCTAGATTTTATGAAAAAACAAATCCACAAGATTTAGTAGTTATCGGGGCAACAAACTATATTTCTAACGACGGAGTTCAAGCAAGATCAGACTTAAAATTAGGAGATATTAAAGCTATTCAACAGCTATTAATATTAGCAGTTAATAGTGCCGGAGCTGAAGCTAAAAGCGGTGTTGAAGGTAATTTAACATATAAAGATTCAAATAATAAATTAAATAGTATTTTTAAAATTTATAACCACGATGGATATACTCCTGTAGGTTTCGAATCAGAAATTACTTATAACATTCTTGGTGAATCTAAAAAGGCATATGCAACTATGCCAACAGGTGATAGTGAATATATTTCATACAATGAAACAGACAAAACATTTTCGACAGTATCAGCTGATAAAAAGTTAAAAATTCAATTTATTCCATCTTCAGATGCATCATTAGTACAAAAAGCAACTGAAAAATTGGCTAGATTCTTTATGGAAAAATCAATTACAAATATTGAAATTTCAGTTTCAAGTGATTACAATGCAGCTGCATCTGCTTTAAAATCAAAATCAATAGACGTAGCATTTTTACCGGTTGATACATGAGCTAAATTATCTGGAAATTCAAGTTTTATCTTACAAGCAGGAAGAAATGTTCAAATTATTGACCCTTACATGAGTAAAGAAAATTCTTCTGCACCTAAATTTAATGATGAAAAACTTTTAGTAGAAGCATTTAATAATTACAAAACATTTAACAATAATAACTTGTATATAAATAAAGAAGCAGCTTCAAACCCACAAGCAACAACAGAAGGATATAATGAACAATTAAAGGCTCATGTTGATTCTTTAGCTGATGGCACTGACTTACCAAAGGTTGGTTTCTACCGTTCATATATTTATGTTAACAAGAATTCAGAAATCTATAAAATTGTTAAAAAAGCATTAGATGAACAAGGTTCAGATTGACAATTAAATTGAGATGATGTAAGTAAACATGTTATTTATGGTTATACTTCAACAACTTCAGCCGCATCATTTACATATCCAGAACAATGATTTAAGAAACATTTTATCGGTTTTAAAACATTCTTAAAATCATAA
- the phnC gene encoding phosphonate ABC transporter ATP-binding protein: MSDKNKDKNININDKQSFKEDWNIVWENASKVYPNGTKGLSDINLEIKQGEFVAVIGLSGAGKTTLIKTVNKISGITSGTLKVGPYLVNNLKGNKLRKFRTKVGIIFQNYNLVENISVLQNVLSARLPQMNKFRAFFGLYSKKDVELAYQCLAKVNILENAYDMAKDLSGGQMQRVALARTLAQKPKIILADEPVGALDPIMAKSVMDGFLFANKLEKITVVANLHHVDLALQYADRIIGVKKGRIIFNDSWEKVDLTKLKEIYGEKLEQFDEEQFIENRRKRQIIQKEILDKISENKNNE; the protein is encoded by the coding sequence ATGTCTGACAAAAACAAAGATAAAAATATAAATATTAATGATAAACAATCTTTTAAAGAAGATTGAAATATCGTTTGAGAAAATGCATCAAAAGTATATCCAAATGGTACTAAAGGATTAAGTGATATTAACCTTGAAATTAAACAAGGAGAATTCGTTGCCGTTATTGGATTATCGGGTGCAGGAAAAACAACATTAATAAAAACAGTAAATAAAATAAGCGGTATAACTTCAGGGACTCTAAAAGTAGGTCCCTACCTTGTTAACAATTTAAAAGGTAACAAATTAAGAAAATTTAGAACTAAAGTAGGAATTATTTTTCAAAACTATAATCTTGTTGAAAATATTTCAGTTTTACAAAATGTTCTTTCTGCAAGACTTCCACAAATGAATAAATTTAGAGCATTTTTTGGTTTATATAGTAAAAAAGATGTTGAACTTGCTTATCAATGTCTTGCAAAAGTAAATATTTTAGAAAATGCATACGACATGGCTAAAGATTTATCAGGTGGGCAGATGCAAAGAGTTGCACTAGCAAGAACATTAGCTCAAAAACCTAAAATAATCTTAGCTGATGAACCTGTAGGAGCTTTGGACCCTATTATGGCTAAAAGCGTTATGGATGGCTTTCTATTTGCAAATAAATTAGAAAAAATAACTGTTGTAGCAAATTTACATCACGTTGATTTAGCATTGCAATATGCTGATAGAATAATAGGTGTAAAAAAAGGAAGAATTATTTTTAATGATAGTTGAGAAAAAGTGGATTTAACTAAGTTAAAAGAAATATATGGCGAAAAATTAGAGCAATTTGATGAAGAGCAATTTATTGAAAATAGACGTAAGAGACAAATAATTCAAAAAGAAATTTTAGATAAAATTAGTGAAAATAAAAATAATGAATAA